One Terriglobales bacterium genomic window, TCCGCGACCTACTTCTGCTGCGTGGGCGGCGCCGGGGTGGACGCCGAAGCCAACCGCCGCGCCAACGCCATGCCGGCGTGGTTGCGGGGTCATGGGGGATACGTTCTCGCGGCACTGGCGGCGATAGCCGGCTTCCACGCCTGCGAGTTCCGCATCGCGGCAGAAGGCGCGGAAGCGCCGCCGGACGCGTTCGCCGGACGGGCCTGGATGGTGGCATTCGCGAACGCCTCGGCCTACGGCGCGGGGATGAAGATCGCGCCGCGCGCGCTGCCCGATGACGGCCGGTTGGACGTATGCCTGATTCGCGACGCCTCCCGATCGCGCCTGATGCGTTGCCTGCATCGCGTCTATTCTGGGGGGCACCTCGAAATGCCGGAGGTCACTTATTACCAGGCCGAGCGCGTGCGCATCGAGACAGCAGTCTCCCTCGATGTCTACGCTGACGGCGAGTACGTGTGCCAGACGCCCATCGAGGTCTGGGTGGAGCAGCGAGCGCTGCGGGTGATCAGCTGAACTCGATTCTCAAAGTCCGACTGACAGTCAGGAAATCCG contains:
- a CDS encoding diacylglycerol kinase family protein; the protein is MRAVAILGPGAMEHELRRFRECGVPIAVADSPQNADAALILGGDGTIHRQLPHLARGGIPMLPVPHGSGNDFARALGLLQPGNALAAWRKFVAGAGNVHDVDLGVIRSHTKPSSATYFCCVGGAGVDAEANRRANAMPAWLRGHGGYVLAALAAIAGFHACEFRIAAEGAEAPPDAFAGRAWMVAFANASAYGAGMKIAPRALPDDGRLDVCLIRDASRSRLMRCLHRVYSGGHLEMPEVTYYQAERVRIETAVSLDVYADGEYVCQTPIEVWVEQRALRVIS